A genome region from Candidatus Ozemobacteraceae bacterium includes the following:
- the ptsP gene encoding phosphoenolpyruvate--protein phosphotransferase, whose translation MTRNQPQTLVLKAPLSGILVPIELVPDPVFAQKIVGDGISIDPVDPVLKAPCDGTVTQVHSCGHAITFSPAAGLEIMMHIGIDTVHLKGDGFKPLVRAGEAIKIGQPLIEFDPDLVARRAASLLTQVLVTTPERVASMKPATGSVSSGRDIVLEIHLAEPAAGAPEAEPDLAKTLTSEAVVVPNPTGLHARPAAVLAGLARRYKSEIRLHRGTAAANARSLVAIMGLDVRCGDKIYLTAKGPDAEAALAAILPAVRDGLGEGGGRAAQAARALPPGAVTAPTPESRPAALVSGDPNRLTGVSASPGLAVGRIRKLVRTDLHVPETAETPEIERRKLGQALEQAKQQTGALHDRLAAAADAGKAAIFAAHQELMDDPDVLDLTESAIAKGKSAAAAWDAAITVQADRLAAMSNELLAARANDLRDVGRRVLRILLGVGEEKREFPPETILVAEDLTPSDTAALDRGKVLGFATVAGGATSHVAILARSLGLPAIAAIEPRVLDVADDLPAVLDGSNGILRLNPPAAEIEKVRGEQKAAEERRRAEFAAAAEPALTRDGSKIAVVANIGGQADADQSVKLGGEGVGLLRSEFLFLDRAVPPTEDEQTAAYTAMAQTLGQGRTLTIRTLDVGGDKPLSYLPLPREENPFLGIRGLRVALDRPDIMRPQLRAVLRAAASGGAAVQVMFPMIASLAEFRAARDILEEEAKALGVSPVPAGIMVEVPSAALLAERFAHEAAFFSIGTNDLTQYTLAMDRGHPKLASQVDGLHPAVLQLIALTVRAARDHQRPVSVCGGLAGDARAVPILLGLGVDKLSVSVPAIPSIKALVRRLAMSDCRSLAEKALTLDSPAAVRELAASAVAGA comes from the coding sequence ATGACGAGGAATCAGCCGCAAACGCTCGTGCTGAAAGCGCCGCTGTCGGGAATCCTGGTGCCGATTGAACTGGTGCCCGATCCCGTGTTTGCACAGAAAATCGTAGGTGATGGCATATCGATCGACCCGGTCGATCCGGTTTTGAAAGCACCCTGCGACGGAACCGTCACGCAGGTTCATTCCTGCGGTCACGCGATCACGTTTTCCCCGGCGGCGGGCCTCGAAATCATGATGCATATCGGCATCGATACGGTCCATCTCAAGGGGGACGGGTTCAAGCCCCTCGTCAGGGCCGGCGAAGCGATCAAGATCGGCCAGCCCTTGATCGAGTTCGATCCCGACCTCGTCGCCAGGCGCGCCGCGAGCCTCCTGACCCAGGTGCTCGTCACGACGCCAGAGCGGGTCGCATCGATGAAGCCGGCGACCGGATCCGTTTCGTCAGGCAGGGATATCGTGCTCGAAATACATCTCGCGGAACCGGCCGCCGGAGCTCCCGAAGCGGAGCCGGACCTCGCGAAGACCCTCACGTCGGAAGCGGTCGTCGTTCCGAACCCGACAGGCCTCCACGCCAGGCCCGCCGCGGTTCTCGCCGGCCTGGCCCGCCGGTATAAATCCGAGATCAGGCTGCACCGGGGAACGGCTGCCGCGAACGCCCGAAGCCTTGTCGCGATCATGGGTCTCGACGTGCGATGTGGCGACAAGATTTACCTGACCGCGAAGGGCCCTGATGCCGAAGCTGCGCTGGCGGCTATCCTGCCAGCTGTGCGCGACGGACTGGGGGAGGGCGGCGGCAGGGCCGCGCAGGCGGCCCGGGCTCTTCCGCCCGGAGCCGTCACGGCGCCAACGCCGGAATCGAGACCGGCCGCTCTCGTTTCCGGTGACCCGAACCGCCTGACGGGCGTTTCCGCCTCGCCGGGGCTGGCTGTCGGACGCATCAGAAAACTCGTCCGCACCGATCTTCACGTCCCGGAAACGGCGGAAACTCCCGAAATCGAGCGCAGGAAGCTGGGCCAGGCGCTCGAACAGGCGAAACAGCAGACCGGAGCGCTCCATGACAGGCTCGCCGCCGCGGCCGACGCCGGAAAAGCCGCCATATTTGCGGCCCACCAGGAACTGATGGACGATCCCGACGTGCTCGATCTGACCGAAAGCGCCATCGCGAAGGGAAAAAGCGCCGCGGCCGCATGGGATGCCGCCATCACGGTCCAGGCCGACCGGCTCGCCGCCATGAGCAACGAGCTGCTGGCGGCGCGCGCGAACGACCTGCGCGACGTCGGACGCCGCGTGCTCCGCATCCTGCTCGGGGTCGGCGAGGAAAAGCGGGAGTTCCCGCCCGAGACGATCCTCGTCGCGGAAGACCTCACCCCGTCCGATACGGCGGCGCTCGACCGCGGAAAGGTTCTCGGGTTCGCCACCGTGGCCGGCGGCGCAACCTCGCATGTGGCCATCCTCGCCCGATCCCTCGGCCTGCCGGCCATCGCCGCGATCGAACCCCGGGTGCTCGACGTCGCGGATGATCTTCCGGCGGTTCTCGACGGCTCGAATGGCATCCTGCGGCTGAATCCGCCCGCGGCCGAGATCGAGAAGGTCCGGGGCGAGCAGAAAGCGGCCGAGGAACGGCGCCGCGCCGAGTTCGCCGCCGCCGCCGAGCCCGCCCTCACGCGCGACGGCAGCAAGATCGCCGTCGTGGCGAACATCGGCGGCCAGGCCGATGCCGACCAGTCGGTGAAACTCGGCGGCGAAGGCGTCGGCCTCCTCCGGTCGGAATTCCTCTTCCTCGACCGGGCCGTGCCGCCGACCGAAGACGAGCAGACCGCCGCCTACACGGCCATGGCCCAAACCCTCGGACAGGGCCGCACGCTGACGATCCGCACCCTGGACGTCGGCGGCGACAAGCCTCTTTCCTATCTTCCGCTTCCGCGCGAGGAAAACCCGTTCCTCGGCATCCGGGGCCTGCGTGTCGCGCTGGACCGCCCCGACATCATGCGCCCCCAGCTGCGAGCCGTTCTGCGCGCCGCGGCATCCGGCGGCGCGGCCGTCCAGGTGATGTTTCCGATGATCGCGAGCCTCGCCGAGTTCCGGGCCGCCCGGGACATCCTCGAGGAGGAGGCGAAGGCGCTCGGCGTCTCGCCGGTTCCGGCCGGCATCATGGTCGAGGTGCCCAGCGCCGCGCTGCTTGCCGAACGGTTCGCGCACGAGGCCGCGTTCTTCTCGATCGGCACGAACGATTTGACCCAATATACATTGGCGATGGACCGGGGACACCCGAAACTGGCTTCCCAGGTCGATGGTCTGCATCCGGCCGTTCTCCAGTTGATCGCACTGACCGTCCGTGCCGCCCGTGACCACCAGCGGCCCGTCAGCGTCTGCGGCGGCCTCGCCGGCGACGCCCGGGCGGTCCCGATCCTGCTGGGCCTCGGCGTCGACAAACTGAGCGTGAGCGTGCCCGCGATCCCCTCGATCAAGGCCCTGGTGCGCAGGCTGGCGATGTCCGACTGCCGGAGCCTCGCCGAAAAGGCGCTGACGCTCGACAGTCCCGCCGCCGTCCGCGAACTCGCCGCATCGGCCGTGGCCGGAGCCTGA